One stretch of Pseudomonas fragi DNA includes these proteins:
- the greA gene encoding transcription elongation factor GreA, whose amino-acid sequence MIKYPMTVQGAKALEEEHAHLTKVVRPKLSQDIGTARELGDLKENAEYHAAREQQGMVEARIRDIEGRMQNAVIIDVTTIPHTGKVIFGTTVEIANVETDESVTYQIVGEDEADFKLGKISVGSPLARALIAKEEGDVVAVKTPGGVIEYEIVKVSHI is encoded by the coding sequence ATGATCAAGTACCCAATGACGGTCCAGGGCGCCAAAGCCCTGGAAGAAGAGCACGCACATCTGACCAAGGTTGTTCGTCCCAAGCTGAGCCAGGACATCGGCACGGCGCGTGAGCTGGGCGACCTTAAAGAAAACGCTGAATACCATGCTGCCCGCGAGCAGCAGGGTATGGTTGAGGCGCGTATCCGTGACATCGAAGGCCGCATGCAGAACGCGGTGATCATCGATGTAACGACGATTCCTCATACCGGCAAAGTGATTTTCGGCACCACGGTCGAGATCGCCAACGTTGAGACTGACGAAAGCGTGACCTACCAGATCGTCGGTGAAGATGAGGCTGACTTCAAGCTCGGCAAGATCTCCGTGGGTTCGCCACTGGCCCGTGCCTTGATTGCCAAGGAAGAGGGTGATGTGGTGGCGGTGAAAACACCGGGCGGCGTCATTGAGTACGAAATTGTTAAAGTAAGTCACATCTAA
- the ftsH gene encoding ATP-dependent zinc metalloprotease FtsH gives MAKNLILWLIIAAVLVTVMNNFSSPNEPQTLNYSDFIQQVKDGKVERVAVDGYVITGKRSDGDTFKTIRPAIQDNGLIGDLVDNHVTVEGKLPEQQSIWTQLLVASFPILVIIAVFMFMMRQMQGGAGGKGGPMSFGKSKARLLSEDQVKTTLADVAGCDEAKEEVGELVEFLRDPGKFQRLGGRIPRGVLMVGPPGTGKTLIAKAIAGEAKVPFFTISGSDFVEMFVGVGASRVRDMFEQAKKHAPCIIFIDEIDAVGRHRGNGMGGGHDEREQTLNQLLVEMDGFEMNDGIIVIAATNRPDVLDPALLRPGRFDRQVVVGLPDIRGREQILKVHMRKVPMGDDVQPAVIARGTPGFSGADLANLVNEASLFAARTGKRVVEMKEFELAKDKIMMGAERKSMVMSDKEKRNTAYHEAGHAIVGRVVPEHDPVYKVSIIPRGRALGVTMFLPEEDRYSLSKRALISQICSLYGGRIAEEMTLGFDGVTTGASNDIMRASQIARNMVTKWGLSEKLGPLMYAEDEESYLGRGGGQSANVSGETAKLIDSEVRSIIDQCYNTAKQILTENRDKLDAMADALMKYETIDADQIDDIMAGRPPREPRDWEDGNSGTPTAPTLDKTERPETPIGGPAADQ, from the coding sequence ATGGCAAAGAATCTGATCCTGTGGTTGATCATCGCCGCTGTCCTGGTGACAGTGATGAACAACTTCTCCAGTCCAAACGAGCCACAAACCCTCAACTATTCCGACTTCATCCAGCAAGTTAAGGATGGCAAGGTCGAGCGCGTTGCCGTGGATGGCTACGTGATTACCGGCAAACGCAGCGATGGCGATACCTTCAAGACCATCCGTCCGGCTATTCAGGACAACGGTTTGATCGGCGACCTGGTGGATAACCATGTCACCGTTGAAGGCAAATTGCCTGAGCAACAAAGCATCTGGACCCAGTTGCTGGTTGCCAGCTTCCCGATCCTGGTGATCATCGCGGTCTTCATGTTCATGATGCGCCAGATGCAGGGCGGTGCCGGCGGTAAAGGCGGCCCGATGAGCTTTGGCAAGAGCAAGGCGCGGCTGCTGTCGGAAGACCAGGTCAAGACGACCCTGGCTGACGTGGCAGGTTGCGATGAAGCCAAGGAAGAAGTGGGCGAGCTGGTTGAGTTCCTGCGTGATCCGGGCAAGTTCCAGCGCCTGGGTGGTCGCATTCCGCGTGGTGTGCTGATGGTGGGGCCACCGGGTACCGGTAAAACCCTGATCGCCAAGGCGATTGCGGGTGAGGCCAAGGTGCCGTTCTTCACCATCTCCGGTTCCGACTTTGTTGAAATGTTCGTGGGCGTTGGCGCCAGCCGCGTGCGTGACATGTTTGAGCAGGCCAAGAAACACGCTCCTTGCATCATCTTTATCGATGAGATCGATGCGGTCGGTCGTCACCGTGGCAACGGTATGGGCGGCGGTCATGACGAGCGCGAGCAGACCCTTAACCAGTTGCTGGTTGAGATGGATGGCTTTGAGATGAACGACGGCATCATCGTGATTGCCGCCACCAACCGTCCTGACGTACTTGACCCGGCGCTGCTGCGTCCAGGTCGTTTTGACCGTCAGGTCGTGGTGGGCTTGCCGGACATTCGTGGCCGCGAGCAGATTCTCAAGGTGCACATGCGTAAAGTGCCAATGGGCGATGATGTCCAGCCTGCCGTTATTGCACGTGGTACGCCGGGCTTCTCGGGTGCCGACCTGGCCAACCTGGTCAACGAGGCTTCCCTGTTCGCAGCGCGAACCGGCAAGCGTGTTGTTGAAATGAAAGAGTTCGAGCTGGCCAAGGACAAGATCATGATGGGCGCCGAGCGCAAATCGATGGTCATGTCGGATAAAGAAAAGCGCAACACGGCCTATCACGAAGCGGGTCACGCTATCGTGGGTCGCGTAGTGCCTGAGCATGATCCGGTCTACAAGGTGTCGATCATTCCTCGTGGCCGCGCCCTGGGCGTGACCATGTTCCTGCCGGAAGAAGATCGCTACAGCCTGTCCAAGCGTGCGCTGATCAGCCAGATCTGCTCGCTGTACGGTGGCCGTATCGCTGAAGAGATGACCCTGGGTTTCGACGGTGTGACCACCGGCGCTTCCAACGACATCATGCGAGCCAGCCAGATTGCCCGCAACATGGTGACCAAGTGGGGCTTGTCCGAGAAGCTCGGCCCGCTGATGTATGCCGAGGACGAAGAGTCCTACCTGGGTCGTGGTGGCGGTCAGTCTGCAAACGTATCGGGCGAGACAGCCAAGCTGATCGACTCCGAAGTGCGCAGCATCATTGACCAGTGCTACAACACGGCCAAGCAGATCCTCACAGAAAACCGCGACAAGCTGGATGCAATGGCTGACGCGTTGATGAAGTACGAAACGATCGATGCCGATCAGATCGACGACATCATGGCGGGTCGTCCGCCACGC
- the carB gene encoding carbamoyl-phosphate synthase large subunit → MPKRTDIKSILILGAGPIVIGQACEFDYSGAQACKALREEGYRVILVNSNPATIMTDPDMADATYIEPIKWQTVAKIIEKERPDALLPTMGGQTALNCALDLEREGVLEKFGVEMIGANADTIDKAEDRSRFDKAMKSIGLDCPRSGIAHSMEEANAVLEKLGFPCIIRPSFTMGGTGGGIAYNREEFEEICTRGLDLSPTKELLIDESLIGWKEYEMEVVRDKKDNCIIVCSIENFDPMGVHTGDSITVAPAQTLTDKEYQIMRNASLAVLREIGVETGGSNVQFGICPDTGRMVVIEMNPRVSRSSALASKATGFPIARIAAKLAIGYTLDELQNEITGGATPASFEPSIDYVVTKLPRFAFEKFAKADARLTTQMKSVGEVMAIGRTFQESLQKALRGLEVGVSGLDPKLDLSNPESMAVLKRELTVPGAERIWYVADAFRAGMTVEDIFGMNMIDPWFLVQIEDLIKDEAKIKTMALTSIDRDAMYRFKRKGFSDARLAVLLGVTEKNLRRHRHKLEVFPVYKRVDTCAAEFATDTAYMYSTYEEECEANPSDRDKIIILGGGPNRIGQGIEFDYCCVHAALALRADGYETIMVNCNPETVSTDFDTSDRLYFESVTLEDVLEIVRVEKPKGVIVQYGGQTPLKLARALEEAGVPIIGTSPDAIDRAEDRERFQQMVERLNLRQPPNATVRSEDEAIRAAGKIGYPLVVRPSYVLGGRAMEIVYEEDELKRYLRDAVKVSNDSPVLLDHFLNCAIEMDVDAVCDGTDVVIGAIMQHIEQAGVHSGDSACSLPPYSLPLHIQDEMREQVKKMALELGVVGLMNVQLALQGEDIYVIEVNPRASRTVPFVSKCIGVSLAMIAARVMAGKTLKEIGFTKEIIPNFYSVKEAVFPFAKFPGVDPILGPEMKSTGEVMGVGDTFGEAFAKAQMGASEVLPTGGTAFISVRDDDKPLVAGVARDLINLGFEIVSTVGTAKFIEAAGLKVRRVNKVTEGRPHVVDMIKNDEVTLIINTTEGRQSIADSYSIRRNALQHKIYCTTTIAAGEAICEALKFGPEKTVRRLQDLHAGLKA, encoded by the coding sequence ATGCCAAAACGTACAGACATAAAAAGCATCCTGATTCTCGGCGCTGGCCCGATCGTTATCGGCCAGGCCTGTGAATTCGACTACTCCGGCGCCCAGGCCTGTAAAGCCCTGCGCGAAGAGGGTTACCGCGTCATCCTGGTGAACTCCAACCCGGCCACCATCATGACCGACCCGGACATGGCCGACGCCACCTACATCGAGCCGATCAAATGGCAGACCGTTGCCAAGATCATCGAAAAAGAGCGTCCGGATGCACTGCTGCCAACCATGGGCGGCCAGACTGCTCTGAACTGCGCACTGGATCTGGAGCGCGAAGGCGTTCTGGAGAAGTTCGGCGTAGAGATGATCGGCGCCAACGCTGACACCATCGACAAAGCTGAAGACCGTTCGCGTTTCGACAAGGCGATGAAGTCCATCGGCCTGGACTGCCCGCGCTCCGGTATTGCCCACAGCATGGAAGAGGCCAATGCGGTCCTCGAAAAACTGGGCTTCCCGTGCATCATTCGTCCGTCCTTCACCATGGGCGGCACCGGTGGCGGTATTGCCTACAACCGTGAAGAATTCGAAGAAATCTGTACGCGTGGTCTGGACCTGTCGCCAACCAAAGAGCTGCTGATCGACGAATCCCTGATCGGCTGGAAAGAGTACGAGATGGAGGTTGTCCGCGACAAAAAGGACAACTGCATCATCGTTTGCTCGATCGAAAACTTCGACCCGATGGGCGTGCACACTGGTGACTCGATCACCGTTGCTCCGGCACAGACCCTGACGGACAAGGAATACCAGATCATGCGTAACGCCTCCCTGGCGGTACTGCGTGAGATCGGCGTTGAAACCGGCGGTTCCAACGTTCAGTTCGGTATTTGCCCGGACACCGGCCGTATGGTCGTGATCGAGATGAACCCGCGTGTATCGCGTTCGTCGGCGCTGGCATCGAAAGCCACCGGCTTCCCGATTGCGCGTATCGCTGCCAAGCTGGCGATCGGTTACACCCTGGACGAGCTGCAAAACGAAATCACCGGTGGCGCCACACCAGCGTCCTTCGAGCCGTCCATCGACTACGTTGTGACCAAGCTGCCGCGCTTCGCTTTCGAGAAGTTCGCCAAGGCTGACGCCCGTTTGACCACACAGATGAAATCTGTGGGTGAAGTCATGGCTATCGGCCGGACTTTCCAGGAATCCCTGCAAAAGGCCCTTCGCGGTCTGGAAGTGGGTGTAAGCGGTCTTGATCCAAAGCTGGACCTGAGCAACCCGGAAAGCATGGCCGTGCTCAAGCGCGAGCTGACCGTGCCGGGCGCCGAGCGTATCTGGTACGTTGCTGACGCGTTCCGCGCCGGCATGACCGTTGAAGATATCTTCGGCATGAACATGATCGACCCTTGGTTCCTGGTACAGATCGAAGATCTGATCAAGGACGAAGCAAAGATCAAGACCATGGCGCTGACATCGATCGATCGCGATGCCATGTACCGCTTCAAGCGCAAGGGCTTCTCCGACGCGCGCCTGGCCGTGTTGCTGGGTGTGACCGAGAAGAACCTGCGTCGCCACCGTCACAAGCTGGAAGTGTTCCCGGTCTACAAGCGTGTTGACACCTGCGCGGCCGAGTTCGCCACCGACACCGCCTACATGTACTCCACCTATGAGGAAGAGTGCGAAGCCAACCCTTCGGATCGTGACAAGATCATCATCCTGGGTGGCGGCCCGAACCGTATCGGTCAGGGCATCGAGTTCGACTACTGCTGCGTTCACGCCGCTCTGGCACTGCGTGCCGACGGTTACGAGACCATCATGGTCAACTGCAACCCGGAAACCGTGTCCACCGACTTCGATACCTCGGATCGTCTGTACTTCGAATCCGTAACCCTGGAAGACGTGCTGGAAATCGTCCGCGTCGAGAAGCCAAAAGGCGTGATCGTCCAGTACGGCGGCCAGACTCCGCTGAAACTGGCGCGTGCCCTGGAAGAGGCCGGCGTGCCGATCATCGGTACCAGCCCTGACGCCATCGACCGTGCCGAAGACCGTGAGCGCTTCCAGCAGATGGTCGAGCGCCTGAACCTGCGTCAGCCGCCTAACGCCACTGTGCGCAGCGAAGACGAAGCCATTCGTGCCGCTGGCAAGATCGGTTACCCGCTGGTGGTTCGTCCTTCCTACGTGTTGGGCGGCCGTGCGATGGAAATCGTTTACGAAGAAGACGAACTCAAGCGCTACCTGCGTGACGCAGTGAAAGTATCCAACGACAGCCCGGTGCTGCTGGACCACTTCCTCAACTGCGCCATCGAAATGGACGTGGACGCTGTCTGCGACGGTACTGATGTGGTGATCGGCGCGATCATGCAGCACATCGAACAGGCTGGCGTTCACTCCGGTGACTCCGCGTGCTCGCTGCCGCCGTACTCGCTGCCGCTGCACATCCAGGACGAGATGCGCGAGCAGGTCAAGAAAATGGCTCTGGAGTTGGGCGTTGTCGGCCTGATGAACGTGCAATTGGCTCTGCAGGGCGAAGATATCTACGTGATCGAAGTGAACCCGCGTGCATCGCGTACCGTTCCTTTCGTCTCCAAGTGCATCGGTGTTTCCCTGGCAATGATCGCGGCTCGCGTGATGGCCGGTAAAACCCTGAAGGAAATCGGTTTCACTAAAGAAATCATTCCTAACTTCTACAGCGTGAAAGAGGCGGTCTTCCCGTTCGCCAAATTCCCTGGCGTTGACCCGATTCTCGGCCCAGAGATGAAGTCCACCGGTGAAGTAATGGGCGTGGGCGATACCTTCGGCGAAGCCTTTGCCAAGGCCCAGATGGGTGCAAGCGAAGTGCTGCCGACTGGCGGTACTGCTTTCATCAGCGTACGCGACGACGACAAGCCACTGGTTGCCGGTGTTGCCCGCGACCTGATCAACCTGGGCTTTGAAATTGTTTCGACCGTTGGCACTGCCAAGTTCATCGAAGCGGCTGGCCTTAAAGTGCGCCGCGTGAACAAGGTGACCGAAGGTCGTCCGCACGTTGTCGACATGATCAAGAACGACGAAGTAACCTTGATCATCAACACCACCGAAGGTCGTCAGTCTATTGCTGACTCCTATTCCATTCGCCGCAACGCGCTGCAGCACAAGATCTACTGCACCACGACTATTGCTGCTGGCGAAGCGATCTGCGAAGCGCTTAAATTCGGTCCTGAAAAAACCGTACGTCGCTTGCAGGATCTACACGCAGGATTGAAGGCATGA
- the yhbY gene encoding ribosome assembly RNA-binding protein YhbY — protein MPLTQEQKKQYKSIGHHLKPVLTVADNGLTEGVLAELERALGDHELIKIKVNILDRESRLEAIAELCKAGKAELVQVIGKMALLYRKNVNVNKQLSNIHRFK, from the coding sequence ATGCCGCTCACTCAAGAGCAGAAGAAACAGTACAAATCCATTGGCCACCATCTGAAACCAGTTTTGACTGTGGCTGACAATGGTTTGACTGAAGGTGTTTTAGCCGAACTCGAACGCGCATTGGGCGATCACGAGCTGATTAAAATCAAAGTCAACATCCTGGATCGCGAATCCCGCCTGGAGGCCATTGCAGAACTGTGCAAGGCAGGCAAAGCGGAACTGGTACAGGTTATCGGCAAAATGGCGCTTCTGTACCGCAAGAACGTCAATGTAAACAAGCAACTGTCGAACATCCATCGCTTCAAGTGA
- the rlmE gene encoding 23S rRNA (uridine(2552)-2'-O)-methyltransferase RlmE has protein sequence MARSKTSLNWLKEHFNDPYVKMAQKDGYRSRASYKLLEIQERDKLIRPGMTVIDLGAAPGGWSQVTSRLIGGQGRLIASDILDMDSIPDVTFIKGDFTEDAVLAQILEAVGNTQVDLVISDMAPNMSGLAAVDMPRAMFLCELALDLAGRVLRPGGDFLIKVFQGEGFDQYHKDIRKLFDKVQMRKPSSSRDRSREQYLLGRGFRGVEGSASDERL, from the coding sequence GTGGCCCGTTCCAAGACTAGCCTTAACTGGCTGAAAGAACATTTCAACGACCCGTACGTCAAAATGGCGCAAAAAGACGGGTATCGCTCCCGCGCCAGCTACAAATTGCTGGAGATCCAGGAGCGCGACAAGCTGATTCGTCCCGGCATGACCGTTATCGACCTTGGCGCAGCCCCGGGTGGCTGGTCGCAGGTGACCAGTCGTCTGATCGGTGGTCAGGGGCGTTTGATTGCTTCCGACATCCTGGACATGGACAGCATCCCTGATGTGACCTTCATCAAGGGCGACTTTACCGAGGACGCCGTGCTTGCACAGATCCTCGAGGCCGTCGGAAATACACAAGTAGACCTTGTGATTTCAGATATGGCCCCCAATATGAGTGGATTGGCAGCTGTCGATATGCCGCGGGCAATGTTTCTGTGCGAATTGGCACTGGACCTTGCCGGTCGCGTCCTACGTCCAGGTGGTGATTTTCTGATCAAGGTTTTCCAGGGTGAAGGCTTCGACCAGTACCACAAGGACATTCGCAAGCTGTTTGACAAGGTACAGATGCGCAAGCCGTCTTCGTCGCGAGACAGGTCCCGCGAGCAGTATTTGCTGGGTCGCGGCTTCCGCGGTGTTGAAGGTTCGGCCAGTGATGAACGTCTGTAA